A stretch of Apodemus sylvaticus chromosome 18, mApoSyl1.1, whole genome shotgun sequence DNA encodes these proteins:
- the LOC127668919 gene encoding beta-defensin 38-like, giving the protein MKICFLLLILSMYFFQINQAFGRDTKECIQRKGFCHYFECPWLYNFVGTCYKGKGKCCQKCY; this is encoded by the exons ATGAAGATCTGCTTTCTGCTGCTGATCCTCTCTATGTATTTCTTCCAGATCAACCAAG cTTTTGGCCGTGATACAAAAGAATGTATCCAAAGAAAAGGTTTCTGTCACTACTTTGAATGTCCATGGTTGTATAATTTTGTTGGCACCTGTTATAAAGGAAAAGGCAAGTGTTGCCAAAAATGCTATTAG